In Triticum aestivum cultivar Chinese Spring chromosome 5B, IWGSC CS RefSeq v2.1, whole genome shotgun sequence, the following proteins share a genomic window:
- the LOC123111430 gene encoding uncharacterized protein, producing the protein MAGDDDLAALHEQAALASSAAVSASDLDFAFQLQVAEAIQASLRGNSNPSSSSSAAASSPFQSAAVLESSDVAYALAVHAADLARAEEDRLDAQRLREAHAQAAATVRIAAHDAIFARELASIPEDQWARDGDNIERPLDPTKPIFRVFFKGLSSKGVVGPRDRDPGVAVLAVAVCDHQGNVVLRIQKPVEASVGGHMTLEVMALTEGLEAALGLGIQSIKIVTDYRVLYNHLLGFWRPTQKKLADMIDQVLSVRKKFKQCEVLFVERRQLEYVMKLARESVESQLAKAITVHTGMEMRENCAICLEDTDVSKIHAVEGCAHRFCFSCMKEHVKVKLLHGMLPACPQDGCTKQLTVEGSKVFLSPRLLGIMVQRIREAQIPPTQKIYCPYPKCSALMSLSEVIQPMQESCSKYSVADSATLRKCVKCRGSFCISCRVPWHDRMTCHDYKMMHPHAHSGDAKLENLAERRLWRKCVKCQHMIELAEGCYHMTCVCGYEFCYTCGKEWKAKKPTCSCPLWDERNLIRNDIGGNVVHENIQGDEDEFDDDEDDYYVQDGAHYNQGFR; encoded by the exons ATGGCCGGCGACGATGACCTGGCGGCCCTCCACGAGCAGGCAGCcctggcctcctccgccgccgtctccgcctccgaTCTCGACTTCGCCTTCCAACTCCAGGTCGCCGAGGCCATCCAAGCATCTCTTCGCGGCAACAGTAACCCCTCCTCTTCCAgctctgccgccgcctcctccccattTCAGTCCGCCGCTGTGCTCGAGTCATCGGACGTCGCATACGCCCTAGCGGTCCACGCCGCCGACCTCGCTCGTGCCGAGGAGGACCGCCTCGACGCCCAGCGCCTCCGCGAGGCCCACGCGCAAGCGGCCGCCACCGTCCGCATCGCCGCCCACGACGCCATCTTCGCGCGCGAGCTCGCATCCATTCCAGAGGACCAATGGGCTCGTGATGGCGACAACATCGAGCGCCCCCTCGACCCGACCAAGCCCATCTTCCGCGTCTTCTTCAAGGGCTTGTCAAGCAAGGGGGTGGTGGGGCCGCGGGACCGGGACCCGGGCGTCGCGGTGCTCGCCGTGGCCGTCTGCGACCACCAGGGAAATGTGGTGCTCAGGATACAGAAGCCGGTGGAAGCATCTGTGGGTGGGCACATGACGCTCGAGGTGATGGCGCTCACCGaaggcctcgaggcggctcttgggtTGGGGATCCAAAGCATCAAGATTGTCACCGATTACAGGGTGCTGTACAACCAT TTGCTTGGATTTTGGCGGCCAACACAGAAGAAGCTTGCAGATATGATAGATCAGGTCCTGTCAGTGCGAAAGAAATTTAAGCAATGTGAAGTATTATTTGTCGAACGAAGGCAACTTGAATATGTGATGAAACTAGCCAGAGAATCTGTAGAGTCTCAGCTTGCCAAAGCTATTACTGTGCATACTGGCATGGAGATGAGAGAGAATTGCGCCATCTGCCTTGAAGACACTGATGTTTCTAAAATTCATGCAGTCGAAGGTTGTGCACATCGCTTTTGCTTCTCCTGCATGAAGGAGCATGTGAAAGTTAAGCTACTCCACGGAATGCTCCCAGCTTGCCCCCAAGATGGTTGCACTAAACAGCTGACTGTCGAGGGTTCAAAGGTATTCCTGTCACCGCGACTCTTAGGGATCATGGTGCAACGTATCAGGGAAGCACAAATCCCTCCCACTCAAAAGATTTATTGTCCGTACCCCAAGTGTTCAGCCTTGATGTCGTTGAGTGAAGTGATACAGCCAATGCAAGAATCTTGCTCAAAGTACAGTGTTGCTGATTCTGCCACATTGAGAAAGTGTGTTAAATGCAGAGGCTCGTTCTGCATCAGCTGCAGGGTTCCATGGCATGACAGGATGACTTGTCATGACTATAAGATGATGCACCCCCATGCTCATTCAGGAGATGCGAAGTTAGAGAACCTTGCAGAGCGCCGGCTATGGCGCAAGTGTGTCAAATGCCAGCACATGATTGAACTCGCAGAGGGTTGCTACCATATGACTTGTGT GTGTGGCTATGAATTCTGCTACACCTGTGGGAAGGAATGGAAGGCCAAGAAACCGACCTGCTCCTGCCCACTGTGGGATGAACGGAATCTAATCCGTAATGATATTGGGGGCAATGTTGTCCATGAAAACATTCAGGGAGATGAAGATGAGTTCGATGATGACGAGGACGATTACTATGTTCAAGATGGTGCTCACTATAACCAGGGGTTTCGGTGA